The following are encoded together in the Actinomycetota bacterium genome:
- the fliI gene encoding flagellar protein export ATPase FliI has product MVDEAAVHFLSGGIRRALERVREADPLLYLGKVERVVGLIIEASGPEGCIGELCLVRDRSGKTLLMAEVVGFKEGKVMLMPLSTPHGVGPGCEVLALGKPLQVPVGEALRGRVLDGLGRPADGRPLEGRFEMRPVENDPPHPLARRRICEPLGLGVRAIDGLLTCGKGQRMGIFAGSGVGKSTLMGMIARYTQADVNVIALVGERGREVREFIERDLGAEGLERSVVVVATSDEPAMIRLKAALAATSIAEHFRDLGMDVLFMLDSVTRFAMAQREVGLTVGEPPTTRGYPPSVFAMLPRLMERTGCGDRGTITALYTILVEGDDMNEPIADTSRSILDGHIVLSRDLAARNHYPAVDILASVSRLATEVIDGDHRAAADWLRRTLAVYRDAEDLINIGAYRHGSNPEIDYAIAHIRDIEGYLCQGVEERCTWEEAVEGLKRLRGSE; this is encoded by the coding sequence ATGGTTGACGAGGCCGCCGTGCATTTCCTCAGCGGAGGCATCAGGCGTGCCCTGGAGCGCGTGCGAGAGGCCGACCCCCTGCTCTACCTGGGAAAGGTGGAACGGGTGGTGGGATTGATCATCGAGGCCAGCGGCCCCGAGGGATGCATAGGCGAGCTCTGCCTGGTGAGAGACCGTTCCGGAAAGACGCTGCTCATGGCGGAGGTGGTGGGCTTCAAGGAGGGCAAGGTCATGCTCATGCCCCTGAGCACACCCCACGGGGTCGGTCCGGGGTGCGAGGTGCTGGCCCTGGGGAAGCCCCTGCAGGTCCCGGTGGGAGAGGCGCTGCGCGGCAGGGTACTGGACGGCCTGGGGAGGCCGGCGGATGGCAGGCCCCTGGAGGGGCGTTTCGAGATGCGGCCGGTGGAGAACGACCCCCCGCACCCCCTGGCCAGGAGGCGCATATGCGAGCCCCTGGGGCTGGGGGTGAGGGCCATCGACGGACTGCTCACCTGCGGCAAGGGGCAGCGCATGGGGATCTTCGCGGGGAGCGGGGTGGGCAAGAGCACCCTCATGGGCATGATCGCCCGCTATACCCAGGCGGACGTGAACGTCATCGCCCTGGTGGGGGAGAGGGGCAGGGAGGTGCGGGAGTTCATCGAGCGCGACCTGGGCGCGGAGGGGCTGGAGCGCTCGGTGGTGGTGGTGGCCACCAGCGACGAGCCCGCCATGATCAGGCTGAAGGCGGCTCTGGCGGCCACCAGCATCGCGGAGCATTTCCGCGACCTGGGCATGGACGTGCTCTTCATGCTCGACTCCGTCACCCGCTTCGCCATGGCCCAGCGTGAGGTGGGGCTGACGGTGGGGGAGCCGCCCACCACCCGCGGCTACCCGCCCTCGGTTTTCGCCATGCTCCCCCGGCTCATGGAGAGGACCGGCTGCGGGGACCGCGGCACCATCACCGCCCTCTACACCATCTTGGTGGAAGGCGACGACATGAACGAGCCCATCGCCGACACCTCGCGCTCCATCCTCGACGGGCACATCGTGCTCTCCAGGGACCTGGCGGCGAGGAACCACTACCCGGCGGTGGACATCCTGGCCAGCGTGAGCCGCCTGGCCACGGAGGTCATCGACGGCGATCACCGCGCAGCCGCCGACTGGCTGAGGAGGACCCTGGCGGTGTACCGCGACGCCGAGGACCTCATCAACATCGGCGCCTACCGCCACGGCTCCAACCCCGAGATCGACTACGCCATCGCCCATATCCGGGATATAGAGGGTTACCTGTGCCAGGGAGTTGAGGAGAGGTGTACCTGGGAGGAAGCGGTGGAGGGGCTGAAGAGGCTGCGGGGGAGTGAGTGA
- the fliJ gene encoding flagellar export protein FliJ: MKRFEFRLEPVRRYRAGVEKERKREFAEAQAAYDRELAELRRLRDEEARVGEELRRELRGRCDAERVRAGEIRLDLLHLRIEKQEARVREALRHLEERRRALLEAARERKVMDRLRELRWEDHLYEMGREEQGFLDEVAGGRFILRRLAAEE; the protein is encoded by the coding sequence GTGAAGAGGTTCGAGTTCCGCCTCGAGCCGGTCAGGCGCTACCGGGCCGGAGTGGAGAAGGAGAGGAAGCGCGAGTTCGCGGAGGCGCAGGCGGCCTACGACAGGGAGCTGGCGGAGCTCCGGAGGCTGCGGGACGAGGAGGCCCGGGTGGGGGAAGAGCTGCGCCGGGAGCTCAGGGGCAGGTGCGACGCCGAGCGCGTTAGGGCGGGGGAGATCCGCCTGGACCTCCTGCACCTGCGCATCGAAAAACAGGAGGCCAGGGTGCGCGAGGCCTTGCGGCACCTGGAGGAGAGGCGCCGGGCGCTGCTGGAGGCCGCCAGGGAGCGCAAGGTGATGGACAGGCTGCGCGAGCTGAGGTGGGAGGACCACCTCTACGAGATGGGCCGCGAGGAACAGGGATTCCTTGACGAGGTGGCCGGGGGCCGCTTCATCCTGAGAAGGCTTGCGGCGGAGGAGTGA
- a CDS encoding glucosaminidase domain-containing protein: MVEGIEAVRARIAAIESRLQALAGRDFASLLEAAGASRSASSSFVAASGRSVSERAGRLEAYMRSHNYNPALAAEARSFVEAADAYGMDWRLAAALAAVESSGGRECFRPHNPFGILGRDFASFREAVYEVNRLVRSYGFGNDIRAILSKYNPTGGEGYIRTVLREMEKM; encoded by the coding sequence ATGGTCGAGGGCATCGAGGCGGTACGGGCAAGGATAGCGGCCATCGAGAGCCGTCTGCAGGCGCTGGCGGGCCGCGATTTCGCCTCCCTTCTCGAGGCCGCGGGCGCTTCGAGGTCGGCGTCATCCTCCTTCGTGGCCGCTTCCGGCCGGTCCGTCTCCGAGAGGGCGGGCAGGCTGGAGGCCTACATGCGCTCGCATAATTACAACCCCGCCCTGGCCGCCGAGGCGCGGAGCTTCGTGGAGGCGGCGGACGCCTACGGCATGGACTGGAGGCTGGCGGCGGCCCTGGCGGCGGTGGAGTCCTCGGGGGGCAGGGAGTGCTTCCGTCCCCATAACCCCTTCGGCATCCTGGGGCGCGATTTCGCCTCTTTCCGGGAGGCGGTTTACGAGGTGAACCGCCTGGTGCGCAGCTACGGGTTCGGGAACGACATCCGGGCCATACTGTCGAAATACAACCCCACCGGCGGCGAGGGATATATCCGCACGGTGCTCCGAGAGATGGAGAAGATGTGA
- a CDS encoding C40 family peptidase, protein MEGISRVMSRIAEIEARLQSLSGAYAALPSAAAESSAFSFASLLSRADASRGQAVVNEAMRYLGVPYVYGGGSPSGFDCSGLVQYVFRKFGVNLTHYTVTQAQAGTPVSRSELRPGDVIFFGENGGTGFLYHVGIYVGNNSFIHAPHTGDVVKISRLEGKYDANYACARRYL, encoded by the coding sequence ATGGAAGGTATTTCCAGAGTGATGTCGCGCATAGCGGAGATCGAAGCCCGGCTGCAGAGCTTGAGCGGGGCGTACGCCGCCCTGCCCTCCGCCGCGGCGGAGAGCTCCGCGTTCTCCTTCGCCTCCCTGCTGTCGAGGGCGGATGCCTCGCGGGGACAGGCGGTGGTCAACGAGGCCATGCGCTACCTGGGGGTGCCCTACGTGTACGGAGGGGGAAGCCCCAGCGGCTTCGACTGTTCCGGGCTGGTGCAGTACGTCTTCCGCAAGTTCGGGGTCAACCTCACCCATTACACCGTGACCCAGGCCCAGGCGGGCACCCCGGTATCCCGCAGCGAGCTGCGCCCCGGGGACGTCATCTTCTTCGGGGAGAACGGAGGCACCGGCTTCCTCTACCACGTCGGCATATACGTGGGGAACAACAGCTTCATCCATGCCCCCCATACCGGGGACGTGGTGAAGATATCTCGGCTGGAGGGCAAATACGATGCCAACTACGCCTGCGCGCGCAGGTACCTGTAG
- a CDS encoding flagellar hook-length control protein FliK: MVTAEVIVTAAPAGSESEASAAAEVRDAAPSPAELAAGEVSAESEGERTTRPGTHLATLPDMNGHAARPTAQERAAAGAPRDRAALEPEATANATGREAAGEDRACSTAAGGGERPHARHGIAAGHERATRPSAADVVSGLRAKTDAREDPGFHARLSGTEARETYAGRAEARMLELRDRVVAAARTVSRGETVRAQLKLVPESLGKLELEVEWNGGVTVRLTAHTGAAFEAMQRELPQLRAALLAAGLDLDGLHLGMEGGSARGETAARRGSAGARRVAAGAEAAVSAVRPAHDGILDIEA, encoded by the coding sequence TTGGTCACGGCAGAGGTTATCGTGACGGCCGCCCCGGCGGGGTCGGAAAGCGAGGCAAGCGCCGCCGCGGAGGTTAGGGACGCGGCGCCCTCTCCGGCGGAGCTCGCGGCCGGTGAGGTATCGGCGGAGAGCGAAGGGGAGAGGACCACCCGGCCCGGCACGCACCTCGCGACGCTTCCCGATATGAACGGTCACGCGGCGAGGCCGACTGCCCAGGAACGCGCGGCAGCCGGCGCTCCACGCGATAGGGCCGCGCTGGAGCCGGAGGCAACGGCGAACGCCACCGGCCGCGAGGCCGCGGGGGAGGACCGTGCATGCAGCACGGCGGCGGGCGGCGGCGAGAGACCGCATGCCCGACACGGCATCGCCGCCGGCCACGAGAGGGCGACGAGGCCTTCCGCCGCCGACGTGGTCTCGGGCTTGCGGGCGAAGACGGATGCGAGGGAAGACCCCGGCTTCCATGCCCGGTTGTCGGGTACGGAGGCGCGGGAGACCTACGCAGGCCGCGCGGAGGCCCGCATGCTCGAGCTGCGCGACCGCGTCGTGGCCGCCGCCAGGACGGTCAGCCGGGGAGAGACGGTGAGAGCACAGCTCAAGCTGGTGCCCGAATCCCTGGGGAAGCTGGAGCTGGAGGTGGAATGGAACGGCGGGGTGACGGTGCGACTCACCGCCCACACCGGAGCAGCCTTCGAGGCCATGCAGAGGGAGCTGCCGCAGTTGCGCGCCGCGCTGCTGGCCGCCGGGCTGGACCTCGACGGACTGCATCTGGGAATGGAGGGAGGAAGCGCGCGCGGAGAGACGGCCGCGCGGCGCGGTTCGGCGGGCGCGAGGCGCGTGGCGGCCGGGGCGGAGGCAGCGGTCTCCGCGGTGCGCCCGGCACACGACGGGATACTGGACATCGAGGCGTGA
- a CDS encoding flagellar hook protein FlgE: protein MMRSMFSGVSGLRNHQTMMDVVGNNIANVNTVGFKSSQLSFQDALCQTIRGAKSSGTSTGGTNPIQIGLGVKLALVSTNFSQGSLQNTGRMTDLSIQGDGFFVLSDGGGQYYTRAGYFSFDAQGKLINPSNGYVVQGWMADSSGRIDTNTALTSISIPVGQTMPPSATTTIRYQGNLPSDASVGDSFVTEINVRDSQGMAHAVTMTFTKAGVNSWDWEATGPAGISGNTGTLSFDSDGLLTGSTGGPIQFTPAGAGTVSIVPDFGTAGSTNGVTQFASASTVAAVYQDGYATGSLQSITISDNGVLAGFFSNGLNLRLAQIAVCVFNNPEGLIKVGDSMYRVSNNSGEPLVGTSGSGNRGVITAGTLEMSNVDLAQEFTNMIIAERGFQANSRIITSADQMLQDLVNIKR from the coding sequence ATGATGCGATCCATGTTCAGCGGCGTTTCCGGGCTGCGCAACCACCAGACCATGATGGACGTGGTCGGGAACAACATCGCCAACGTGAACACGGTGGGGTTCAAGTCCAGCCAGCTGAGCTTCCAGGACGCCCTCTGCCAGACCATCAGGGGGGCGAAGTCCTCGGGGACCAGCACCGGGGGCACCAACCCCATCCAGATCGGGTTGGGGGTCAAGCTGGCGCTGGTGAGCACCAATTTCTCCCAGGGCTCACTGCAGAACACCGGCCGCATGACCGACCTCTCCATACAGGGAGACGGGTTCTTCGTGCTCTCCGACGGGGGCGGCCAGTATTACACCCGGGCCGGGTACTTCAGCTTCGACGCGCAGGGGAAGCTCATCAACCCTTCCAACGGCTACGTGGTGCAGGGATGGATGGCGGACTCCAGCGGCCGCATCGACACCAACACCGCGCTGACCTCAATCAGCATCCCCGTGGGCCAGACCATGCCTCCCAGCGCCACCACCACCATCAGGTACCAGGGGAACCTGCCCTCAGACGCCTCGGTAGGCGACTCATTCGTCACCGAGATCAACGTGCGGGATTCCCAGGGCATGGCGCACGCCGTCACCATGACCTTCACCAAGGCGGGCGTCAATTCCTGGGACTGGGAGGCCACGGGACCGGCGGGCATCTCCGGCAACACCGGCACCCTCTCTTTCGACAGCGACGGCCTGCTCACCGGCTCCACGGGAGGGCCCATCCAGTTCACCCCCGCGGGGGCGGGCACGGTGAGCATCGTTCCGGACTTCGGCACCGCGGGGTCCACCAACGGGGTGACCCAGTTCGCCTCCGCGTCCACGGTGGCCGCGGTGTACCAGGACGGCTACGCCACCGGGAGCCTGCAGAGCATCACCATCAGCGACAACGGCGTGCTGGCGGGGTTCTTCTCCAACGGGCTCAACCTGAGGCTGGCGCAGATCGCCGTGTGCGTGTTCAACAACCCCGAGGGGCTGATCAAGGTGGGGGACAGCATGTACCGCGTCTCCAACAACTCCGGGGAGCCCCTGGTGGGGACGTCGGGTTCCGGGAACCGCGGGGTGATCACGGCGGGCACGCTGGAGATGTCCAACGTGGACCTGGCCCAGGAATTCACCAACATGATCATCGCAGAGAGAGGATTCCAGGCCAACTCGCGCATCATCACCTCGGCCGACCAGATGTTGCAGGACCTGGTGAACATCAAGAGGTAG
- a CDS encoding flagellar FlbD family protein encodes MIEVTRFHDEPAIINAELIEMIEARPDTIITMTTGRKIIVTESVEELVQRVIEYRQAIRPIIRTNAPVLPLECPAKACPLDVIPGGGCVEESGAVRDTEGPGEPEAGEAVNGG; translated from the coding sequence TTGATAGAGGTAACGAGGTTCCACGACGAGCCGGCCATCATCAACGCCGAGCTCATCGAGATGATCGAGGCGCGCCCCGACACCATCATCACCATGACCACGGGGCGCAAGATCATCGTCACCGAGAGCGTGGAGGAGCTGGTGCAGAGGGTCATAGAGTACCGGCAGGCCATACGCCCCATCATCAGGACCAACGCCCCGGTGCTGCCCCTAGAGTGCCCCGCCAAGGCCTGCCCCCTGGACGTCATCCCGGGCGGAGGATGCGTGGAGGAGAGCGGGGCGGTACGGGACACGGAAGGCCCCGGGGAACCGGAGGCGGGTGAAGCCGTCAACGGAGGGTAG
- a CDS encoding motility protein A has protein sequence MGTGGIGQYINVPSLIIVVGGTVGATLMTTDMATAKSLPHMLKIAFFKQKLESQKVIEELVGYAEKARREGILSLDKELKNIDDAFMHKAVQLLVDGTAPELIRDILETEIIFLEQRHNNGIKVFSVAGSLAPAFGFLGTLIGLIAMLVRMSDPETLGPAMAVALVTTLYGVILSNMVFIPLGEKLKARNEEEIKAKEMIIEGIMSIQSGDNPRIVADKLNTFLPPRSRSEKEGKPAGKGAGKAGAGGEGAGKGAGKEAKKGKEELKEAV, from the coding sequence ATGGGCACGGGAGGCATCGGGCAGTATATAAACGTCCCCTCTCTGATCATCGTCGTCGGCGGCACGGTGGGGGCGACCCTCATGACCACCGACATGGCCACCGCCAAGTCCCTGCCCCACATGCTCAAGATCGCCTTCTTCAAGCAAAAGCTGGAGTCGCAGAAGGTCATAGAGGAGCTGGTGGGATACGCGGAGAAGGCGCGCCGCGAGGGCATCCTATCCCTGGACAAGGAGCTCAAGAACATCGACGACGCTTTCATGCACAAGGCGGTGCAGCTTCTGGTGGACGGCACCGCCCCGGAGCTCATCCGCGACATCCTGGAGACGGAGATCATCTTCCTGGAACAGCGGCACAACAACGGCATCAAGGTCTTCAGCGTGGCGGGATCCCTGGCCCCGGCCTTCGGCTTCCTGGGCACCCTCATCGGGCTCATCGCCATGCTGGTGAGGATGAGCGACCCCGAGACCCTGGGGCCGGCCATGGCCGTGGCCCTGGTCACCACCCTCTACGGAGTCATCCTTTCCAACATGGTCTTCATACCTCTGGGTGAGAAACTGAAGGCGCGCAACGAGGAGGAGATCAAGGCCAAAGAGATGATCATCGAGGGCATCATGTCCATCCAGTCGGGAGACAACCCGCGCATCGTGGCCGACAAGCTCAACACTTTCCTTCCCCCGCGCAGCCGTTCCGAGAAGGAGGGAAAGCCCGCGGGCAAGGGAGCCGGGAAAGCCGGCGCCGGGGGCGAGGGCGCCGGCAAGGGAGCCGGGAAAGAGGCGAAGAAGGGAAAGGAGGAGCTGAAGGAGGCGGTATAG
- a CDS encoding OmpA family protein, producing MRGKKRRQLEELGASWMASYGDMITLLLCFFIMLFAMSTLDAQKWKALTESIKESFGAEGVSLPEEMEIPAEVIVQEVVEVVEEQMSGEEALEQLQELEERIDRFIADMGLESAIQTEIEEVGLVIRMSTDEILFELGSAELKPMAISFLDAVAVILRETANQVWVEGHTDNIPIRPGFKYPSNWELSTARASSVVRHLIDNGGLPPERMRAAGYADTKPRFPNDSEEHRYLNRRVEIVIKPLGDMRMEYREWKASVQEGEGVRREPGERQETPSGEEEEGEEEQPPEQSGRFLE from the coding sequence ATGAGGGGAAAAAAGCGCAGGCAGCTCGAGGAACTGGGAGCAAGCTGGATGGCCAGCTACGGTGACATGATCACCCTGCTCCTCTGCTTCTTCATCATGCTCTTCGCCATGTCCACCCTCGACGCCCAGAAATGGAAGGCGCTAACGGAGTCCATCAAGGAGTCCTTCGGGGCGGAGGGAGTCAGCCTGCCGGAGGAGATGGAGATACCCGCGGAGGTCATCGTCCAGGAAGTGGTGGAGGTGGTGGAGGAGCAGATGAGCGGGGAGGAGGCCCTGGAACAGCTCCAGGAACTCGAGGAGCGCATCGACAGGTTCATCGCAGACATGGGCCTGGAGTCGGCCATCCAGACGGAGATAGAGGAGGTGGGCCTGGTCATCCGCATGAGCACGGACGAGATCCTCTTCGAGCTGGGGAGCGCGGAGCTCAAGCCCATGGCCATCTCCTTCCTGGACGCGGTGGCGGTGATCCTCAGGGAGACCGCAAACCAGGTCTGGGTGGAGGGCCACACCGACAACATCCCCATCCGGCCCGGGTTCAAGTACCCGAGCAACTGGGAGCTCTCCACCGCCCGGGCGTCCTCGGTGGTGCGACACCTCATCGACAACGGCGGCCTCCCCCCTGAGCGCATGCGGGCGGCGGGTTACGCCGACACCAAGCCGCGCTTCCCCAACGACAGCGAAGAACACCGCTACCTCAACCGCAGGGTGGAGATCGTCATCAAGCCCCTGGGGGACATGAGGATGGAATACCGGGAGTGGAAAGCCTCCGTGCAGGAAGGGGAAGGCGTACGCCGGGAGCCAGGGGAAAGACAAGAGACCCCTTCCGGCGAGGAGGAGGAAGGCGAGGAGGAGCAGCCGCCCGAGCAGAGCGGGCGCTTTCTTGAGTGA
- the fliM gene encoding flagellar motor switch protein FliM: protein MSDVLSQAEIDALLEGISKGEIEADAHERKTYRTYDFRRPTKFSKDNLRTLHFLHETFARQLSSALAGYLRTNARCVLGSVEQVTYEEFLRSLPSPTLICICDLGAPEKPVVMEMSLSLAFGIIDRILGGPGMGGVQERELTEIEQAIIEEVLTLVLVELSKAWSTVVEAEFHLEKMEAHPQFVQVVFPTEIILAVSLEAEVGASEGFINFCIPFTSLQEILDGFNTEKWLSSRPREEAVRRLAVREDLASVRAPLVVELGRARISLSDLKSLKPGQVIRLDSRVDDAVVVKIGRTPAYLAWPGTSRGKMAVRIQARIDEEGVADMR, encoded by the coding sequence GTGTCGGACGTGCTTTCTCAAGCGGAGATAGACGCCCTACTGGAGGGCATCAGCAAGGGCGAGATAGAGGCGGACGCGCACGAGCGCAAGACCTACCGCACCTACGACTTCCGGCGCCCCACCAAGTTCTCCAAGGACAACCTGCGCACCCTGCATTTCCTGCACGAGACCTTCGCGCGGCAGCTCTCCAGCGCCTTAGCCGGCTACCTCAGGACCAACGCCCGTTGCGTGCTGGGCTCCGTGGAACAGGTCACCTACGAGGAGTTCCTGCGCTCCCTGCCCTCCCCCACCCTGATCTGCATCTGCGACCTGGGGGCGCCGGAGAAACCCGTGGTCATGGAGATGAGCCTCTCGCTGGCCTTCGGCATCATCGACCGCATCCTCGGGGGTCCGGGGATGGGGGGCGTGCAGGAGAGGGAGCTCACGGAGATCGAGCAGGCCATCATCGAGGAGGTCCTGACCTTGGTGCTGGTGGAGCTCTCCAAGGCGTGGTCCACGGTGGTGGAGGCGGAGTTCCACCTCGAGAAGATGGAGGCGCATCCCCAGTTCGTGCAGGTGGTCTTCCCCACGGAGATAATCCTGGCCGTCTCTCTGGAGGCGGAGGTGGGCGCCAGCGAGGGGTTCATCAACTTCTGCATCCCCTTTACCAGCCTCCAGGAGATACTCGACGGTTTCAACACCGAAAAATGGCTCTCCAGCCGCCCCCGGGAAGAGGCGGTGAGGAGGCTGGCGGTAAGGGAGGACCTGGCCTCGGTGAGGGCTCCCCTGGTGGTGGAGCTGGGTCGGGCACGCATATCCCTCTCCGACCTCAAGAGCCTCAAGCCCGGTCAGGTCATACGCCTGGACAGCAGGGTGGACGACGCCGTGGTGGTGAAGATAGGACGAACCCCCGCCTACCTCGCCTGGCCCGGGACCTCCCGCGGGAAGATGGCCGTGCGCATCCAAGCCCGCATCGACGAGGAGGGCGTCGCGGACATGCGCTGA
- a CDS encoding (d)CMP kinase yields MRRSDRNQKGGVVIAIDGPAGAGKSTVARELARRLGMGYLDTGAMYRALTLEALRRRLDLEDAEALSRLASSLELESVFLPEESPPYRVLVGGEDVTAGVRSREVSAHVSQVSSHAAVRAEMVRKQRAMAEGRDMVVEGRDVGTAVFPRAPVKFFVTASVTERARRRHRELVMEGHEVSLQAVREEMARRDLLDSTRETDPLRRAPDAEVVDTTGLSVSRVVERLMRRVRERLEEVSGEP; encoded by the coding sequence ATGCGCAGGAGCGACCGGAACCAAAAGGGCGGCGTGGTGATCGCCATCGACGGACCCGCGGGAGCGGGCAAGAGCACCGTGGCCCGGGAGCTCGCCCGCCGGCTGGGCATGGGGTACCTGGACACGGGGGCCATGTACCGCGCCCTCACCCTGGAAGCGCTGCGCCGGCGCCTGGACCTGGAGGACGCGGAGGCGCTGTCGCGCCTTGCGTCTTCCCTGGAGCTGGAATCGGTGTTCCTCCCCGAGGAGAGCCCGCCCTACCGCGTGCTCGTGGGAGGCGAGGACGTCACCGCCGGGGTGAGGTCGCGGGAGGTCTCGGCGCACGTGTCGCAGGTGTCTTCCCACGCCGCGGTGCGCGCCGAGATGGTGCGCAAGCAGCGCGCCATGGCGGAGGGGCGCGACATGGTGGTGGAGGGCAGGGACGTGGGGACGGCGGTGTTCCCCCGCGCGCCGGTCAAGTTCTTCGTGACCGCCTCGGTGACGGAACGCGCCAGGAGGCGGCACCGCGAGCTGGTGATGGAGGGCCACGAGGTCTCCCTCCAGGCGGTGCGCGAGGAGATGGCGCGCCGGGACCTCCTGGACTCCACCCGCGAGACCGACCCCCTGCGCCGCGCCCCGGACGCGGAGGTGGTGGACACCACCGGCCTGAGCGTCTCCCGGGTGGTGGAGAGGCTGATGCGGAGAGTGCGGGAGAGGCTGGAGGAGGTGTCCGGCGAGCCATGA
- a CDS encoding DUF512 domain-containing protein: MSIATRRLKKRRWTPPRVEAVRVGSPCEGAVEEGDLLLEIGGRHPLDVLDVLFLGAEGRVRLRLRRGGRELTRVIRKPPEQPLSLLFDRAVFDGVRRCANRCVFCFVDQMPPGLRASLYLKDDDYRLSFLHGNFITLNNLTRGDVERIRKMRISPLYVSLHATRPALRAELMGAGAERGLAVLRELLEAGLEVHLQVVVCPGINDGRELERTFRDVLEDYGNASSLAVVPVGLTRFAHRLPRPLRGHDPLSAAAVLELVEESQALALERYGRRLFFAADEFYLLAGREFPPEEDYEGYPQLENGVGTARKFLEEAARAAREGESFSPRRGVLTGTLGAAVLERALAEAETGAELVRVRNLLLGETVTVSGLLAGRDVVSALREAPPKSGELLLPESALREGRFLDGLTLLEVEEATGFRIVPCPVDGGEFLGHLAGERGDGDAR; the protein is encoded by the coding sequence ATGAGCATCGCCACGAGGAGGCTCAAGAAGCGCCGCTGGACACCGCCGCGGGTGGAGGCGGTGCGGGTGGGGTCGCCCTGCGAGGGAGCGGTGGAAGAGGGTGACCTGCTGCTGGAGATCGGCGGGAGGCACCCCTTGGACGTACTGGACGTGCTCTTCCTGGGGGCGGAGGGCCGCGTGCGCCTGCGCTTGCGGCGCGGGGGCAGGGAGTTGACCCGGGTGATAAGGAAACCGCCCGAGCAGCCCCTCTCCCTCCTCTTCGACCGGGCGGTCTTCGACGGGGTGCGCCGCTGCGCCAACCGCTGCGTGTTCTGCTTCGTGGACCAGATGCCGCCGGGGCTGCGCGCCTCTCTCTACCTCAAGGACGACGACTACCGCCTCTCCTTTCTCCACGGCAACTTCATCACCCTCAACAACCTCACGCGCGGGGACGTGGAAAGGATAAGGAAGATGCGCATCTCGCCCCTCTACGTCTCCCTGCATGCCACCCGCCCCGCCCTGCGCGCGGAGCTCATGGGAGCCGGCGCGGAAAGGGGGCTTGCGGTGTTGAGGGAGCTCTTGGAGGCGGGACTGGAGGTACACCTGCAGGTGGTGGTGTGCCCGGGGATCAACGACGGCCGTGAGCTCGAGCGCACCTTCCGGGATGTGCTGGAGGATTATGGTAATGCATCCTCCCTGGCGGTGGTGCCCGTGGGCTTGACGCGCTTCGCCCACCGCCTGCCCCGCCCCCTGCGAGGCCACGACCCCCTCTCCGCGGCGGCGGTCCTAGAACTGGTGGAGGAGTCCCAGGCCTTGGCGCTTGAGAGATACGGGAGGCGCCTCTTCTTCGCCGCGGACGAGTTCTATCTCCTGGCGGGCAGGGAGTTCCCCCCCGAGGAGGATTACGAGGGTTATCCCCAGCTCGAGAACGGGGTGGGGACGGCGAGGAAGTTCCTGGAAGAGGCGGCGAGGGCCGCGCGGGAAGGCGAGTCTTTCTCGCCGCGCCGCGGCGTGCTCACGGGGACGCTGGGAGCGGCGGTGCTGGAGCGGGCGCTTGCGGAGGCGGAAACGGGAGCCGAGCTGGTGCGGGTGCGCAACCTTCTCCTGGGGGAGACGGTGACGGTGAGCGGGCTGCTGGCGGGGCGGGACGTGGTGTCCGCCCTGCGGGAGGCGCCTCCGAAGAGCGGCGAGCTGCTGCTGCCGGAGAGCGCGCTGCGGGAGGGCCGCTTCCTGGACGGCCTCACGCTTCTCGAGGTGGAGGAGGCGACGGGTTTCAGGATCGTCCCCTGTCCCGTTGACGGCGGCGAGTTCCTCGGACACCTGGCCGGCGAGAGAGGAGACGGAGATGCGCGCTGA